A genomic window from Acidaminococcales bacterium includes:
- a CDS encoding cupin domain-containing protein: MHKYKKVCLGDLPVYSPPGHGDTFNRRLAGPKDGARHVEVIYGEMGGVGHAEAHAHTEFEQCMYMLSGKLRITGDGEEVTLKKDEFIIFPPGCRHKVVCESDKASFIVIYAPPREASGEAVGQG; this comes from the coding sequence ATGCATAAATATAAAAAAGTCTGTTTGGGCGATCTGCCGGTTTATTCGCCGCCGGGGCACGGCGATACTTTCAACCGGCGCTTGGCAGGCCCTAAGGACGGGGCGCGCCATGTGGAAGTGATCTACGGCGAGATGGGCGGGGTAGGGCATGCCGAGGCGCATGCCCATACGGAATTTGAGCAATGCATGTACATGCTGTCAGGCAAACTCCGGATAACCGGCGACGGGGAAGAAGTAACGCTGAAAAAGGATGAGTTTATTATTTTCCCGCCGGGTTGCCGCCATAAAGTAGTTTGCGAAAGCGACAAAGCCTCTTTCATAGTAATTTACGCGCCGCC